The DNA sequence TCACGCTCACAGAGCACGAATTGGAAATATTAATCGACAAAGAAGGAAgagataaaaaagaaaggaaaaaagaagagtcaaaaaaggatgagaaaaaaaaagatgatgtTTCTGTAGAATATCTACAACTGGGGCCAACCGGAGTCTTGGATATTCTCTCAGGTCTTCCTCTGCCAGAAGAACTAAAAAAACTGATTGAGTTGGTAAAAGTTTTGCTTGGTCTACCGTGGTCTTTGCTACTTTATCTATCCTACAAAGCTGGGGTTGGAGATCAGGAAAACTTGATGCCTACAGCATCAAAGCTGTCTGATGTTGGAGTGAAATTCTCCCCGGATCACATCAGACACGTTCGGTTTAAGCGTGAAACAGCTTCGGTTAAGCTCCCGGTCATTAAAGTGAATGCAAACTCAGAGGTAATTATTAGAAACTTAATGGCATACGAAGTCATGTTCAAGCCTGAAGTCTCCTCGCGTTGGGTTTTTAGGGAGTACATTCGGGAGTACATTCAATTGATGAGTGGGCTGGTCAAAACTGGCAAGGATGTGAAGGTACTTAGGGATCATGATATTCTAGAAACTGCTCGGTACATGAAGGATGACGAGGTTGCGAAAATCTTTAGTGGAATGAGGGAGCCCCCTTTCTCGGCACAGGAACGAGCTGATCATTTCAACTGGGTCATGAGAGACATTAACCACTACTACAATGGTCTACTGAAAATCAAGGTTCGGAAATTCATAAAGCAGATTCTCAAGCTTTTTGTGACAATCCTGCTCTGGTTGGTTGTGGCTCTCTACCTGTTTGGCTCGGTCTACGGCTATCCGCTTGTATTCGAGAAGAGCAAATCCTTTTGTGGGAGTATTATCAGCTTTGTGCCGAGCAAATTAGTTTCCTTCTCCAGTACGCGTACCTCTTCTCAGCTGCTTTCATCAGGTATGCCCGCTTCCGGATCTTGTTTATATATACTCCCtgtaattttaagttaaatatgctcaaccaaacgttcgataaatgatatttataattataaattagtatGTAAGCggtacataaaaaaataaaaaaatataaaatttatattaaaaaattatatatctctttttaaaaaaaaaaataaatatacagtatttatacaattcataattatatttaatattactctatttcaaatcttaataacTATCTATTCATtgccttaaaaattaaattttttaattttttattttacttaataattaagagagTGAGTAGTagtaaagttatatttttttttaattttttctcagtgattaaaaatattaaaaaataattaaaagaaaatgataaaaaaaaaaaaacttaaaatgaaTTTGAGTGATGAATGGATAGAGCAGTAACTATATCACTATTCTTTTATACAATCATGTTATAAAATgaaagtatttaaataaaatataaagtaagAAATcccaatataataatataaaaaacgtaaaaataattttatatttattattttactttctttaattaaaacaaTCCCAAATGTACTCTCTGTCTAAAGCTCTGTAGCAAAGGAGGAGGAAGGCACTTCTCCTCTTCTCAGCCTTGTACTTGATTTCTTTTTGTCCAAGTTTTTCTTCGTCTCCTCTTGTTTTATGGGCGCATGGAAGACAGTACCTGGCTCAGATTTTCAAGATCTGACGTTAATCATTTCAACTTTATTGGTGTGTACATGTAGGTTCTATGTGCGGGTTCAACAACATGCCTTTGTTACCAAATGTACGATCTATCTGACTCTTTCTGTGTTCCTCAtgtcttatttatttcttcaaatattaATAACTTTAGAAGTAGTGGATGTGAAAATCTCATTCATCAGACGCCTTGAAAATCTCATGTACACGACCAAATTAGACTTTTTTTATGATCTTGATCATCGGCCTAGTTAGCTACCTAATCTTTGATTATTTTCTCTATACATTGTATAATATGtatgatttctttttgtttaaagcATCTCATCTCCTCGAATGTAACgagtttaaataatgatgaatctCATTCCTTTTcgtttaataataattttcaggTAGACCATCTTTAACCCCTCCGACTTAGCTACCCTGAAGGAAGGTGCTGGGAAATTTCGTTTGAGAAGGACAGGCAGATGATGGACCGCTAATATTGTTTATCTACAGAAGCAATGCACAAAGTCAAGAGTTCAAGCCTTTGGTTTTTAAGTGGttgta is a window from the Carya illinoinensis cultivar Pawnee chromosome 14, C.illinoinensisPawnee_v1, whole genome shotgun sequence genome containing:
- the LOC122293990 gene encoding putative UPF0481 protein At3g02645 isoform X2, whose translation is MASSSSLDQHEHAQHPSANGTDTNEVLQDPSANGNDVGLQDPFVTSIVDIFGSNHGIEIPPVCVFSVPRFLSTSKPEAYSPKVIGLGPLYHFRSPLHDMDKVGIARNIHDKFNHIEFQKLIRGLLKLLPSIRACYQMYLTDGDERIACTMAIDGLFLFALLCHRSRYNDALTPSDTLLGLLAQTDMSRFHRDEILAGDTMMLQNQIPIFVLKHILQMECSEQLIIEKNLPRLLLGYCKALSPFKVVNKYPDSMALKRTHMLDLLYHLITLTEHELEILIDKEGRDKKERKKEESKKDEKKKDDVSVEYLQLGPTGVLDILSGLPLPEELKKLIELVKVLLGLPWSLLLYLSYKAGVGDQENLMPTASKLSDVGVKFSPDHIRHVRFKRETASVKLPVIKVNANSEVIIRNLMAYEVMFKPEVSSRWVFREYIREYIQLMSGLVKTGKDVKVLRDHDILETARYMKDDEVAKIFSGMREPPFSAQERADHFNWVMRDINHYYNGLLKIKVRKFIKQILKLFVTILLWLVVALYLFGSVYGYPLVFEKSKSFCGSIISFVPSKLVSFSSTRTSSQLLSSGRPSLTPPT
- the LOC122293990 gene encoding putative UPF0481 protein At3g02645 isoform X1, which translates into the protein MASSSSLDQHEHAQHPSANGTDTNEVLQDPSANGNDVGLQDPFVTSIVDIFGSNHGIEIPPVCVFSVPRFLSTSKPEAYSPKVIGLGPLYHFRSPLHDMDKVGIARNIHDKFNHIEFQKLIRGLLKLLPSIRACYQMYLTDGDERIACTMAIDGLFLFALLCHRSRYNDALTPSDTLLGLLAQTDMSRFHRDEILAGDTMMLQNQIPIFVLKHILQMECSEQLIIEKNLPRLLLGYCKALSPFKVVNKYPDSMALKRTHMLDLLYHLITLTEHELEILIDKEGRDKKERKKEESKKDEKKKDDVSVEYLQLGPTGVLDILSGLPLPEELKKLIELVKVLLGLPWSLLLYLSYKAGVGDQENLMPTASKLSDVGVKFSPDHIRHVRFKRETASVKLPVIKVNANSEVIIRNLMAYEVMFKPEVSSRWVFREYIREYIQLMSGLVKTGKDVKVLRDHDILETARYMKDDEVAKIFSGMREPPFSAQERADHFNWVMRDINHYYNGLLKIKVRKFIKQILKLFVTILLWLVVALYLFGSVYGYPLVFEKSKSFCGSIISFVPSKLVSFSSTRTSSQLLSSGSMCGFNNMPLLPNVDHL